In one window of Veillonellaceae bacterium DNA:
- the mqnE gene encoding aminofutalosine synthase MqnE yields MNGILHKIEIKVKHGERLTKEEGLALFACDNLAWLGYLADIARQRISGDYVYYNVNRHINLTNICTSRCKFCAFGCDKDSGQAYEMSKERALKIAKAAAQDPDLRELHIVSGLHPDWPFEYYVDIIKSLRTELPHIHLKAFTAIEICHFAKISGKSVKTVLATLQDAGMHSMPGGGAEILSDRVRKELCPEKASAGEWLETVRTAHQMGIRSNASMLYGHIETLEERVDHLISLRTLQDETGGFQTFICFPFHPGNTVLEGKITRGSVWDDLKTMAISRLMLDNFRNIKAYWIMLTLPVAQLALGFGANDIDGTVSEEKIMHAAGAKSAKSLDKETLISTIRQAGRIPVERDSMYNIVKVL; encoded by the coding sequence ATGAATGGAATATTACATAAAATAGAAATAAAAGTAAAACATGGTGAAAGATTGACAAAGGAAGAAGGTTTAGCCCTTTTTGCCTGTGATAATCTGGCTTGGTTGGGTTATTTAGCTGATATTGCGAGACAGCGTATTAGCGGTGATTATGTTTATTATAATGTCAATAGACATATAAATCTTACCAATATCTGCACATCTCGCTGTAAGTTCTGCGCGTTTGGTTGTGACAAGGACAGTGGACAAGCTTATGAGATGAGTAAGGAGCGGGCGCTCAAAATAGCAAAAGCTGCCGCTCAAGACCCCGATCTTAGAGAACTACATATCGTCAGCGGACTGCATCCAGACTGGCCGTTTGAGTATTATGTAGATATTATAAAGTCTTTACGGACAGAATTGCCGCATATCCATCTGAAGGCGTTTACAGCAATTGAAATCTGCCATTTCGCCAAAATATCAGGAAAATCAGTAAAAACAGTTCTGGCCACTTTACAGGATGCCGGTATGCACTCAATGCCAGGCGGCGGGGCTGAGATATTATCAGACAGAGTACGCAAGGAACTTTGTCCGGAAAAAGCTAGCGCCGGCGAGTGGCTTGAGACTGTCCGTACTGCGCATCAGATGGGGATTCGTTCTAATGCCAGTATGCTGTACGGACATATCGAAACGTTAGAGGAGCGCGTCGACCATTTGATTTCTCTCCGGACATTACAGGATGAGACAGGTGGCTTTCAAACCTTTATTTGTTTCCCGTTCCATCCGGGAAACACTGTTCTCGAAGGGAAGATAACTCGCGGCTCAGTATGGGACGATCTCAAGACTATGGCAATATCGCGGCTAATGCTTGATAACTTTAGAAATATAAAGGCCTACTGGATTATGCTGACGCTGCCAGTTGCTCAGTTGGCGCTTGGCTTTGGTGCTAATGATATTGATGGTACAGTAAGCGAGGAAAAGATAATGCATGCCGCCGGGGCGAAATCGGCAAAATCTTTGGATAAGGAAACCTTGATCAGCACAATAAGACAAGCCGGACGTATTCCGGTAGAACGCGATTCGATGTATAACATAGTGAAAGTGTTGTAA